aaaaacaaatatatgagTTGACATCCAAAAGGAACAAGATCATATCATTATGGATATTTTGAGGGCAGTTGTCTCCATATTTTGTAAAGCACCTGAAATGCAATAACATTTCAAGTAGACCTTGAATGATGCATATACCTCAAAATAGGCACAAAAGATTTTATTCAGCAAACATGCTACCACTTGTTCCTTCCCAATGCACAAAGaagtacttttaaaattttcaaactcgtTGTTCCATACACAACCAAATTcctcaaaatataaaatatactgCTCTAACTAAAATACTTAACCAAGCTAGCAgatattcaaaaaaaaaaaaaaacttcaccCTATCTCAGTGATATACAACAGGCAACATCAAATTCTAATAACGAAAAGTGGTTAGAAGTGTAAAGTTTAAATCTTCATACTCAGCTCATTATTACCgtcatctaaatttttttcaaaagaaaaacaaaagggaaaaaaaacccCAAATAATACTTCAGTGTATATACTCATTTGTTTCTTGGTGTACACACATATAATTTGATAGAATTCCAAACATTCTCATTGATTATAGAAACAAGATGTTTCTCGGTACTTTCATATTCCAGAATACTCAGTccccaattaattaattaataaccaaaatattcactaagttacataattaataaatcaaaatatgacAGAATGCATTATTATCAAATGCAAACAAATTCCACATTCATGCATCTTcgaatatatcaatattttaattctcgTTAAATTAATTAGCACGACTGATTTTTGCATGCATGTGGTTAGCATTTCAAAAGCTTACAAAATCAACCATTAATCAAGAACGAGTAAAATTATTGATctaaatacaagaaaaaaagatgagaaaacAAAGGGTGAGTGAGAACAATAAagaggaaaagggaaaaaagagtTGATTTAGAAAATTGGGAAGAACACACAACACAGAcgagaaaagaaatatgagaTTTTACAGATTGAAAAAGAATTAgtaatatattgttttcaCTGACAGGACCTACTGGGGTAGGGTTTGATATGAACAGAATCCTATGTTGAACTAAATTTACTTAATTAAGCTTCAATTTGAATGAGTTTAAGCTCATTAATAAGACCcatttaagtaaaataactaaaacaatGATACCATCAATCTCGGAATTGCTAACATCACCAAAACCAATAAAGATAacgaataaacaaataaacctAATTAAACATATGGTCATAATTCAACATAGCtcattaattaagtataataatcaaacaaaattacagTGTCAGAGATCTGATtgtacattaaaaaaagaacccaTAGATTACAGAACAAACGTGGGAAGattatgatttgttttattacaTACACTCCATTACATCTATCAGTGCGTTTCTGTCTTCACtatcatataaattaataaaaatgcaaataaatagtaatttgTGATTAGGGTTATtccattaaattaaaataaaatggatgGATTTTCATAATGGAAAAATTTACCAGAATTGAAGATCCGAACTGGGCCATTACAGAGAGAAGTGAGCTGAGATTCAATCCTTCGCATAAAATCCATAGCTTCTTGAATCGGCCTTGAAAGTTCTTCCCGATATTTCACCAACATATCATAATAAGcttcctattttttaattaaaaaaaaaccatatatttataaagtcAAATATATAGGCcatgatttatttaattagcaCAAAAAATAGGAACACACCATAAATTGATCAAGTTCTGGATCCTTAATGGTCTCTCCAGAAACCATGGAAGATCGCTGTCGTGCTTCAAATTCTTGGCGGGCCGCCACCAGCCGCTCCACCACTTGCGGCGGAGCACCCAccttaaaaagaaagttaaaaaaaaattaagattgtcttttaaaaaaggttaGGGGCCCGTTTGTAATTTTATGAATTACCTTCTGACATTCCATGTAGGCTTCGAGGAGGCTGGAGTATTGAGGATGAGCAAGGATTTTAGCCTTAATGGCTTCAAAATCAACGACACCGTTTTGTTCGGGACGACATGACGTTTGCGGCtgaggtggtggtggtggtggtggttgtTGTCGGATTAAAGGGTAATGAAATTTGAGAAGGTGGTGATGTTGTGAAGTAGTAGCTTCAGTCTTGACAATCGATTGATGATGAGGTGATTGAAAACAGTCGGTTCCTTgttgaagatgaaaattattaacattCATCTCAGCCGTTGATCTCCCGAAATTACTTGATGAAGAATTCCCTGATCCATACAAGAAATTCCCTCTCCCATTTGAGTTTTCATTTACATCATTATTATAttcctccatttttcttttcttctccctcttCAAAGCCCTAAttctaaaccaaaaaaaaaaaaaaaaacaaaaacaaaattagaaaaaaaaaccctaattctgAATCGCCGTTGCCACGTGGCTTATGAAGTACTCGCCGGGAAGAAGAAGGGTTATGATGAAGGGAAAaccattttggtttttgataAAATGGGTGTGTGGATAAATTAAGAAACTGTTT
This is a stretch of genomic DNA from Cucumis sativus cultivar 9930 chromosome 4, Cucumber_9930_V3, whole genome shotgun sequence. It encodes these proteins:
- the LOC101213104 gene encoding homeobox protein knotted-1-like 2, coding for MEEYNNDVNENSNGRGNFLYGSGNSSSSNFGRSTAEMNVNNFHLQQGTDCFQSPHHQSIVKTEATTSQHHHLLKFHYPLIRQQPPPPPPPQPQTSCRPEQNGVVDFEAIKAKILAHPQYSSLLEAYMECQKVGAPPQVVERLVAARQEFEARQRSSMVSGETIKDPELDQFMEAYYDMLVKYREELSRPIQEAMDFMRRIESQLTSLCNGPVRIFNSDDKCDGMGSSEEEQENSGGETELPEIDPRAEDRELKNHLLRKYSGYLSSLKQELSKKKKKGKLPKEARQKLLNWWELHYKWPYPSETEKVALAESTGLDQKQINNWFINQRKRHWKPSEDMQFMVMDGLHPPNAALYIDGHYMTDGHYRLGP